The genomic DNA ACCGCACACATTGTGGCTATTTCGGACGATTAGTGATCGACGTCGATTATTTAGCAGTGACTGCCGCTTGTATGATGGTCAAAGCAGATGATTTCAAAGCGGTGGGTGGCTTCGATGAGACATTAAAAGTTGCCTTCAATGATGTAGACTTATGTCTTAAAGTCTATGAATTGGGTCGAAACAATGTATATGCTCACCAAGTTGAGCTTTATCACTTTGAGTCAAAATCTCGCGGGTATGAAGATACGCCAGAAAAGCAGAAACGCTTTGCGGGTGAAATCAAAAAAATGCAAGATAAATGGCCCAAATATATCGCACATGATCCTTTCTATAATGACAATTTGACAAAACAAGGAATTGGCGATTTTTCATTACGACCAGAATGATTCTTGCATATTATGCTATGCCTTCAACAAAACTTGATACCTCATCAAGTCTTGTTGAAGGCATATTTTATGGGGACTGTTTTTGACACAACAGTGTTGCTAAAGCTACTAAGAGAAACTTTGAAATTAGGTTACAATTTGGTTATCCACTATGTTTTTAAAGTGTGCTATGGTAAGATGATAGAGGTATTATTTTGTGGTTAGGAGTGTATACATGAATAAAAATGGAGAATGGAATGCTGCTCGTCGGATATTCATTATCATGCTGGATGTCTTAGTTTACAATGCAGCAATATATATAAGTTTCTTATTGAAATTTCAAGGAGAAATTCCCACACGGAATTTTGAGACCTTTCAACATTCTGCAGTGTTTATATCTATTATCTTTATCGTCTTAAATATTTTATTAGGGGCATACGTCTTTTATAATCGAATGATCAGTGACATTATATTTGTGACCGTAATAGGGCAAGTATTGATGTCTTTAGGCGTAATGGTGGTAACTTTCGCTGGTCGATGGTTTGCCTTTCCACGGGCAGTTATTCTTTTATCTTTGGTAGTTGGAACAATTTTACTGAGCTTATACCGTATTTTGGTCTACAAATTATATTTGAAAGTCAGTAGAGACAAAAAAGTAGTGATCGTTGGACTTGAAAAAGATGTTGCTCCAGCAATCCAAAATTTCCAATCTAAAAAAAATAATAAACATAAAGTTGAAGCGGTCGTTATCGATAACTATTATGAGAACATCAAGAAGATGATCGATACGATCGATATCGTCTACTTGTCATCACATATTGAAGAAAATGAAAAAATCAAAATCTATCAATTGATCACTAAGAAAGAAAAAAAATTATTCTTGAATACGACTTTTGAGAACTTAACAATGATCAATCCAAATATCATGAACTTTGAAGATGAAAGTATCATTGAAGCATCTGGTTTCAAGATACAACCAGAAGATGAATTGTTCAAACGATTATTCGATATTATCATCTCCTTTATCTTACTGATCCTTGCATCACCTTTCATGTTGCTTACAGCAATACTAGTCAAAGTGACTTCACCAGGACCAGTGATCTATAAACAAGTCCGTATCACTAAAAATCAAAAAGAATTTTCAATCTATAAATTCCGGTCAATGACAGCGACAGCGGAAGCAAAATCAGGGCCTGTCTTAGCGAAAAGTAATGATGCTCGAGTAACACCGGTCGGTAAATTTATCCGTGCTGTACGTTTTGATGAATTGCCACAGATTTTTAATGTGTTAAAAGGCGACATGTCGATTGTCGGACCACGCCCAGAAAGACCTTTTTTTGTGGATCAATTCAATGCAGAAAATCCTTATTACTATTTGAGACATAATGTCCGTGCAGGCATCACCGGCTATGCCCAAGTTTATGGAAAATATGTTTCTGACTATAACAGCAAGTTACGCTTTGATTTGTTGTATATCAAAAAATATTCGTTAATGATGGATCTAAAGATTTTATTGCAAACGATCAAGATCCTTTTTGATAAAATGTCTTCCCAAGGGTTAGAAGAGGATGAAAATGCTAGTTCACTGCAGGAAATAGATTTTCCAAAAGAACGAATTTATCGCTAGATCGGGAGGCACATAAAATGATAGAACCAAAATTTAGCATTATTGTGCCAGTCTATAATGCGCAATCCACGATAAAAAAAACGATCAAAACATTACAGACATTGGACTACGATGATTATGAAGTGATCATCGTCAACGATGGTTCAACAGATGATACTGAAAAAATGATTGTCACATTGACTGAAGGAAATCCAATTTTTCAATTGATAACAACGGAGAATAATGGCCCAGGTATTGCAAGAAATATTGGTATTGAACAGGCAAAGGGTTCTTATATTTTATTATTTGATGCCGATGATGAACCGAGCAAATCGATTTTAAAGAACTATGATCAACTACTTACCAATCATCCGCAGACAGATTTGATAGTCAGCTCTTTTCTTTTTAGAACGATGGATAATGAAAAAGTAGTATCCGAAAAAGTGAATCAGGTACCTGATTCCATTTATCGAAGCCATGAAACATTTTTAGAAGACATGTATCATTTGATGAATCAACAACTAATGTATGTGGTATGGAATAAGTGCTATCGCAGAGATATAGTCATAGCACAAAATATTCGATTTAGAAATTACCGTAGCTGCGAAGATCGTATCTTTAATTTAGAATACTATCAACATTGCCAATATGTGGTCATGAATCCAATCGTTGAATATACGTATGAATTCGTTGGAGGAAAGGGTATCACTAATAAATATTATCCTAATAAATTTCAAACCTTCAAAGAATTTTATTTGATAGCAAACGATGTAACAAATCAAATAAACAAACCCGGAATGGCTGCACTTTTATTAAAAGGAACGACTTCAGTGATTTTTTCTATTTATGGCAATTCCGATCAAACATCTAAAGAAAAAAACAGAGAAGCAAAAAAAGTTTTAGCTGATCCGGTGATTCTTGAAGCTAAAAATATAGCTTTGACAGATTCAACGGCTAAAAAGGTTACGAAGCTTCTGTATAAATTACCTGCACCGATTTTTTTATCGGCTGTTAGAATAGGTAGTTTTGTAGAAGAAAAGATGCCAGGATTGATGGCTTTCTTAAAACGATCGTATTAAAAAGCACGCTCAATCAGTTGAGCGTGCTTTTTCGTAATGTTTTTTAACCAAATGGCAACTTGTAAAAAACACACGCTTGTGCGAAAATATATAAGAAATTAAAAATGGATGAGGCTGTAATAATGTATAGTAATGATGTAGAACTAAAAAATGTGCAAAAAGTCGTACTTGAAATGTCAAAGTACTTTGTTGAATTTTGTAATGAGAATGGATTGGTATGTTATTTTTGTGGCGGTGGCTGTATTGGATCGATTCGTCATCAGGGATTCATACCTTGGGATG from Enterococcus mundtii includes the following:
- a CDS encoding glycosyltransferase family 2 protein is translated as MIEPKFSIIVPVYNAQSTIKKTIKTLQTLDYDDYEVIIVNDGSTDDTEKMIVTLTEGNPIFQLITTENNGPGIARNIGIEQAKGSYILLFDADDEPSKSILKNYDQLLTNHPQTDLIVSSFLFRTMDNEKVVSEKVNQVPDSIYRSHETFLEDMYHLMNQQLMYVVWNKCYRRDIVIAQNIRFRNYRSCEDRIFNLEYYQHCQYVVMNPIVEYTYEFVGGKGITNKYYPNKFQTFKEFYLIANDVTNQINKPGMAALLLKGTTSVIFSIYGNSDQTSKEKNREAKKVLADPVILEAKNIALTDSTAKKVTKLLYKLPAPIFLSAVRIGSFVEEKMPGLMAFLKRSY
- a CDS encoding sugar transferase, producing MNKNGEWNAARRIFIIMLDVLVYNAAIYISFLLKFQGEIPTRNFETFQHSAVFISIIFIVLNILLGAYVFYNRMISDIIFVTVIGQVLMSLGVMVVTFAGRWFAFPRAVILLSLVVGTILLSLYRILVYKLYLKVSRDKKVVIVGLEKDVAPAIQNFQSKKNNKHKVEAVVIDNYYENIKKMIDTIDIVYLSSHIEENEKIKIYQLITKKEKKLFLNTTFENLTMINPNIMNFEDESIIEASGFKIQPEDELFKRLFDIIISFILLILASPFMLLTAILVKVTSPGPVIYKQVRITKNQKEFSIYKFRSMTATAEAKSGPVLAKSNDARVTPVGKFIRAVRFDELPQIFNVLKGDMSIVGPRPERPFFVDQFNAENPYYYLRHNVRAGITGYAQVYGKYVSDYNSKLRFDLLYIKKYSLMMDLKILLQTIKILFDKMSSQGLEEDENASSLQEIDFPKERIYR